The DNA sequence ATACATCCGATAATTCCCCTATATCATCTCCACAACCTGTTAAGACAAGGGTGGAAAGTAAAAAAACGATTGCCCAATTTTTTATCTTCATTTTCAGTACTCCTTTGTCTAAAGTCTACTTTATAGAGTACTGTATATGAAGAGAAACTTCAACTTTCGACAAGCACATTCAATTAATCTTCAAAATGAATGGCCTCTACTACGACATCAATTGTTTCAATAGTAAACCCAGTGATTTCTTCTATTTCCGTTTTCACAGCATTTTGAATGGTTATCGTCATATTCGGAATACACTGTCCGTATAAATAAGATAGCTTTATTTTTAAGGAAATGTTTGTGTCCTCGACCGAAACATGGATTCCTCTCTTATAATTTTTTTGAAGTGCTGCTGTCATTCTGTCCTTTAACATCGGTACTAATTTAACTGAAGGTGAAAAGCTGTTCACAACGTGTTCTGTTAAATCTAACACAACTTTTTCCTCAATATACAACTGACCATCTTGTAATCGATTTGTAAGCAATGTGTTTCTCTCCCTTCTGTTTGACTAAGTAATTAAAGATTGGACAATTCATTGAAAACATGGGTAAACTCTGTTAATCTTCTTCCTAA is a window from the Bacillus alkalicellulosilyticus genome containing:
- a CDS encoding Asp23/Gls24 family envelope stress response protein; this encodes MLTNRLQDGQLYIEEKVVLDLTEHVVNSFSPSVKLVPMLKDRMTAALQKNYKRGIHVSVEDTNISLKIKLSYLYGQCIPNMTITIQNAVKTEIEEITGFTIETIDVVVEAIHFED